One window from the genome of Melospiza georgiana isolate bMelGeo1 chromosome 13, bMelGeo1.pri, whole genome shotgun sequence encodes:
- the PEAK1 gene encoding inactive tyrosine-protein kinase PEAK1 isoform X2, whose protein sequence is MSACNTFTEHVWKPGECKNCFKPKSLHQLPPVSEKKPLSHANVKANASQSGGQRPGRGSGSFRPPVAKKPTIAVKPTMMVAEGLCGELATLEQVENKPLPAGWNRNKAVLSKKPLNNNNEEEIEGYSHVPRPYGSSEGVGKVPNNNNNNGLTEVLKEIAGLDTTPQLAGNETNARETFLGRINSCYKRSLERKIPPSCMVGGMKDSQSKHVILSGSTEVISNEGGRFCYPELSSGDESEDDTFFGSMQEEHESWDESDEELLAMEIRMRGQPRFANFRANTLSPVPFCVDKKWNTVPLRNKSLQRICAVDYDDSYDEILNGYGEETVILYGQESMQSMASSDSTSPDSSLTEESRSGTTSSSSQKLCNGGLSPSTPQELKVIEPEYESLCDNQQVKDVPKAPRTALKSQETHKAVLALRLEEKDGKIAVQTEMQESKSSSDVAGQAVTINLVPVEEQAKPYRVVNMEQPVCKPYTVVDVSAAMTSECKENQTETSETKKASSNPSSPVTPGTPIASSAASPVRVHTNLKKSSAIRYQEVWTSSTSPRQKIPKVELIGNGSGPSVPPRKTSHKSAPTSPTATNVSSKTIPVKSPNLSEIKFNSYNNAGMPPFPIIIHDEPTYAKSSKNAIKVPIVINPNAYDNLAIYKSFLGTTGELSVKDKTTSVISHTYEEIETESKGTEAIGSKSTELPQAKGAASSPECRLGSVAQKVQEFNSCLSKSQKSPQRSHSADHSSPSRVQKAMQEPAAKADVTPEGSVGSSSGRENASTVLSQIVASIQPPQSPPETPQSAPKSCSVEELYSLPPEGDAGKNTLVRPKSLFTSQPEVESSKVESTAVKVQKDPLSQPAATPSPKAARATPGATSPQAEQAPPFPPPRSTSSPYHASNLLQRHFSNWAKPNGPPRSTEAESILHSEGRRPDAKPKRWISFKSFFRRRKADDEEEREKDREKGKLVGLDGTVIHMLPPPPVQRHHWFSEAKSESSEKPSIVFMYRCDPAQAEPRAELPAQPGLDSAIAEALAKDKGETQEKPPESSEQSTASHSSPPQAPKKIPRCPRSRPWRSCPRVSPGPCL, encoded by the coding sequence ATGTCTGCTTGCAACACTTTCACTGAGCACGTCTGGAAACCCGGTGAATGTAAGAACTGCTTCAAGCCCAAGAGCTTGCACCAGTTGCCCCCGGTGTCGGAGAAGAAGCCGCTCTCCCATGCCAACGTGAAAGCCAATGCGAGCCAGAGCGGCGGGCAGCgcccgggcaggggcagcggcAGCTTCCGCCCGCCCGTGGCCAAGAAGCCGACGATAGCGGTGAAACCCACCATGATGGTGGCAGAGGGGCTCTGCGGGGAGCTGGCCACGCTGGAGCAGGTGGAGAACAAACCCCTGCCCGCGGGCTGGAACCGCAACAAGGCGGTGCTGAGCAAAAAACCACTGAACAATAACAATGAGGAGGAGATCGAAGGTTACAGCCATGTTCCCAGGCCGTATGGCAGCAGCGAGGGCGTGGGGAAGGTGcccaataacaataataataatgggCTGACAGAAGTTCTGAAGGAGATTGCGGGTTTGGATACCACACCTCAGCTCGCTGGGAATGAAACAAATGCGAGAGAAACCTTCTTGGGAAGGATAAATAGTTGTTACAAGAGATCCTTAGAAAGGAAGATCCCTCCGAGCTGCATGGTGGGTGGAATGAAGGACTCACAGAGTAAGCATGTTATTCTGAGTGGAAGCACTGAAGTCATAAGTAATGAAGGTGGACGTTTCTGTTATCCAGAGTTGTCTAGTGGGGATGAGAGTGAGGATGACACGTTTTTTGGCAGCATGCAGGAAGAGCACGAGAGCTGGGATGAAAGTGATGAAGAGTTGTTAGCAATGGAAATCCGCATGAGGGGCCAGCCTCGCTTTGCTAATTTCAGAGCTAACACCCTGTCTCCTGTTCCGTTCTGTGTTGACAAAAAATGGAATACTGTGCCCCTTCGGAACAAGTCTCTGCAGCGGATCTGTGCCGTGGACTATGACGACAGTTACGATGAAATTCTAAATGGTTATGGGGAAGAGACTGTGATTCTTTATGGGCAAGAGAGCATGCAGAGCATGGCATCTTCTGATTCTACGTCTCCTGATTCTTCTTTGACAGAAGAGTCTCGTTCTGGGACAACCAGCAGTTCTTCCCAGAAGCTCTGTAATGGAGGGTTATCTCCTAGCACTCCTCAGGAACTCAAAGTGATTGAACCAGAATATGAAAGTCTTTGTGACAATCAACAAGTGAAGGACGTGCCAAAAGCACCCAGAACTGCTCTGAAAAGTCAGGAAACTCACAAGGCAGTCCTTGCGCTTCgcctggaggagaaggatggCAAAATTGCTGTGCAGACTGAGATGCAGGAGAGTAAAAGTTCTTCAGATGTTGCTGGTCAAGCCGTGACTATTAATTTGGTGCCTGTGGAGGAGCAAGCTAAACCTTACAGGGTGGTGAACATGGAACAGCCAGTGTGCAAGCCATACACAGTAGTGGATGTATCAGCTGCCATGACCAGTGAATGTAAAGAGAACCAGACTGAAACCTCAGAAACCAAAAAGGCATCATCTAACCCAAGCTCACCAGTAACCCCAGGCACACCTATTGCATCCTCTGCAGCATCACCTGTGCGTGTACACACCAACCTGAAAAAATCCAGCGCAATCAGATACCAGGAAGTGTGGACTTCCAGCACTAGTCCAAGACAGAAGATACCTAAGGTGGAACTGATTGGAAACGGCTCAGGACCTTCTGTTCCTCCCAGGAAGACAAGCCACAAGTCAGCTCCTACTTCACCTACAGCTACAAACGTTTCTTCGAAAACCATCCCAGTTAAGTCTCCCAATTTGTCTGAGATAAAATTCAACAGTTACAACAATGCTGGCATGCCTCCTTTCCCTATTATCATTCATGATGAGCCCACTTATGCTAAGAGCTCTAAAAATGCTATTAAAGTTCCCATTGTAATCAATCCAAATGCCTATGATAACTTGGCAATCTATAAAAGTTTTCTAGGGACAACTGGGGAGCTGTCTGTCAAAGATAAAACTACAAGTGTGATAAGCCATACCTATGAAGAAATAGAAACTGAAAGTAAAGGCACCGAAGCCATAGGCAGCAAATCCACTGAGCTGCCCCAAGCAAAGGGGGCGGCCAGTAGCCCTGAGtgcaggctgggctctgtggcTCAGAAGGTCCAGGAGTTCAACAGCTGCCTCAGTAAAAGCCAGAAATCCCCGCAGAGAAGTCACAGTGCTGACCACAGCTCCCCCTCCAGAGTTCAAAAGGCAATGCAAGagcctgcagcaaaggcagacGTGACCCCGGAGGgttctgtgggcagcagcagtggcagagagAACGCGAGCACGGTGCTCTCACAGATTGTGGCTTCTATCCAGCCTCCACAGTCTCCTCCAGAGACACCTCAGTCTGCTCCCAAGTCCTGCAGTGTAGAAGAACTGTATTCCTTACCCCCTGAGGGAGATGCTGGTAAAAACACCCTGGTACGACCCAAGTCTCTGTTTACATCGCAGCCTGAGGTGGAGTCCTCCAAGGTGGAAAGCACTGCCGTTAAAGTGCAGAAGGATCCGCTGTCACAGCCAGCTGCCACTCCCTCTCCAAAGGCAGCGCGAGCCACCCCGGGCGCCACCagtccccaggcagagcaggcccCGCCATTCCCCCCTCCACGCTCCACCTCCTCTCCCTACCACGCCAGTAACCTGCTGCAGAGGCATTTCAGCAACTGGGCCAAGCCCAACGGCCCCCCCAGGTCCACAGAAGCCGAGTCCATCCTGCACTCGGAGGGGCGGCGCCCCGACGCCAAACCCAAGCGCTGGATCTCGTTCAAGAGCTTCTTCCGCCGCAGGAAAGCCGACgatgaggaggagagggagaaggacaGGGAGAAGGGGAAGCTGGTGGGTCTGGATGGAACTGTGATCCACATGCTGCCCCCGCCCCCGGTGCAGCGGCACCACTGGTTCAGCGAGGCCAAGTCGGAGTCGAGCGAGAAGCCCTCGATCGTGTTCATGTACAGGTGTGACCCCGCACAGGCCGAGCCCCGCgctgagctcccagcccagcctggcctggactCTGCCATCGCAGAGGCACTGGCCAAGGACAAGGgggaaacacaggaaaagcCTCCTGAGAGCTCGGAACAAAGCACAGCCAGCCACTCCTCACCACCTCAGGCTCCCAAGAAAATCCCCAG